From Carassius gibelio isolate Cgi1373 ecotype wild population from Czech Republic chromosome B23, carGib1.2-hapl.c, whole genome shotgun sequence, the proteins below share one genomic window:
- the LOC128011447 gene encoding protein TASOR-like isoform X1 has protein sequence MASNFSQERKIDKESSKAGGLTLEDGDSKKQLLSASSTATSKQNGDQAGCEDEQMSEQDASERRKAGLADLKNCGGSPSTLPRSTEELPRRSFQIPRKIKERKGLLQHLSPESREFEEVVKLLSTFYLDATSRGTFTYTKASLIRNELLEKEFIEKKRELKQNGRTEAELAESYAFLLPERNKAHWICEKGLSVGHSRINNLGSPVKGVYLSKYSDLLQMNPFEVGAAGDIIIFKTMKGKVKTIFDNMPKNNLEPTLKYDSHVFKNASKVTSLLSYRAFEHTQQYFYEFAFEELRSRPRHVLPYAVVSFQFKGKESATATHSRLNSMLHEGQRVRRRYTVWSGSLVNKGEEVHQVYIRSSTLPHLPLKLPDKLDINTAMHLDQVKRKIPPILLSWEAYSGSREAFKCGMYCSLYEVIGRSKQENSLSGLLHRLERERMVLVKPLIDKGFLFLLSSSQLHTTTDRRGRNDRVLLALFVFQEQRITSRLILKNSGVDEDPLVPLEPKDPISHQLDNFIPALHHGLFKLRANPPKELAAGLKHQVLDYLNQKEQGVLRPFHIAEYRHSLDDRTNQHQAPRPKNMDVALNSYIYGPGQFQLPVEALQQGLVDSQQGAASPPAGAEEYSPVSDWGGSDRQVPSSSTIGVSQSNGGAQRPQGEYDKEKMEKLLKLIQLHKRTLGKDEGPEREEDWDAAGLKRRLESEGPGGVSKYLRMDLLNGEPGRVVMDSMGLCDTDLRERVTQSPTLRDTHALLKLFLSTLNRMAQNSNTASSQPAVLPKSTERHDPSDSAAHCDLDLRAEEEPVNQDYLEEQMACSRSSMDVYSPSSILEQQPSRQPEPPHQSLPLWRTSTRALEGVGEPCLSGVEKQVHSTQKVVDTILDSEFQNLCTGVQNLMEAQRIIYNHQPPLPRCEDQAKWSSSAFSPFVSKYVSSMPVQSYVNTLCEKMNHLIRAPMASVQPVAVVSPPAVAPVPAPLPPAPPPSAMPAPAQPMLPSPPVHPHTKTSSPVPKSQAVSSKPQATLKPPPSSKRRLGTVKEVHLFSAEKSADPKSTDVVENPVCSPSSGSASQPPVAPVPEIPSEPTHAGTSSTVGGSVIGQIKPDVLCTLMEIMQKNAVKFYIQRGDEESELCTEIKEYLRSLGNIDCNPQSYLESKSQQKFMIIIQNEDIAAHVHKIPALVSLKKLPTVYFAGVDSLDDVKNRTYNELFVSGGLIVSDELILNPDNITLEKLQAFLKFLEEQGSPWKWKVHCKTQKKLKELSRLNTEALDLLNLLTTYQKKHLVEFLPYHECDTPSRQAPDLDCLVKLQAQHTQLRHIIFLTEKHDETFSQFSGSGVIVAGMNDIMNNFQSLISVPEEVAVAALPEPVEPDAVRDEDDMSIDSEDDMPIITETSIQPENDLKEPQAPQPPPPQTDGFRPPLPDQPCVNPISDPLVPPNPSAYPIQGSISTDYAALKSAIAQYKAASQESTSMPEVEDTLASFGVNPHQSYLCSSSAQWSPYSGSPAYHMSSAYSSPVSVASRGSDYSQTVAPPGTQTPTNTSTIPVPQPLTVPLSLPQPPVSSVEVPSIPESATSLQPPGQSLPIPDSVGVPGVAAASTANQLGLAGSQTAKIGVESASSSTASSLSSLHTTFPSYPDTTLFPALTPIPPIPPLFGWGPTAGAQQGYAAGQSGAGFGALPSTQAEAAKPADRSWVGATESETARGQEEEGAPTSATSKVLQQEASGEKGGALGSSTSCGQGSRTPVNSSSESRGGSQAPPTRGGTASRGLLPIPGAPMRALCRGGHNNSMYNPRGGHPDMMRGGFRGRGVPPHPMRSRPGRGHMRGGPSCNWGYPPGRGGGGRSDYYSDYTYN, from the exons ATGGCTAGCAATTTCAGCCAGGAGAGAAAAATCGACAAGGAGAGCAGCAAAGCCGGCGGCCTAACCTTGGAGGATGGCGATAGCAAGAAACAATTGTTGTCAGCCTCTAGCACGGCCACATCCAAGCAAAATGGCGATCAAGCTGGATGTGAAGACGAGCAAATGTCTGAACAAGATGCTTCTGAGCGACGGAAGGCAGGACTGGCAGACCTAAAAAACTGCGGCGGTTCTCCCTCGACACTCCCGCGGTCGACCGAGGAGCTGCCAAGGAGGAGCTTTCAGATTCCGAGGAAAATCAAGGAGCGGAAAG GCCTCCTCCAGCACTTGTCTCCAGAATCCAGAGAGTTTGAGGAAGTTGTGAAGCTTCTGTCCACGTTCTACTTGGACGCCACGTCTCGTGGGACTTTCACCTACACCAAAGCGTCTCTCATTCGCAACGAGCTCCTGGAGAAAGAG TTCATCGAGAAGAAAAGGGAACTGAAGCAGAATGGCAGGACAGAGGCAGAACTCGCAGAATCATATGCTTTTCTGCTGCCTGAGAGGAATAAG GCTCACTGGATCTGCGAAAAGGGTCTTTCTGTGGGACATTCGCGGATCAACAATCTGGGAAGCCCTGTTAAAG gGGTTTACCTCTCAAAATACTCAGATTTGTTACAAATGAATCCATTTGAAGTGGGTGCTGCTGGAGACATAATCATATTTAAAACCATGAAG GGTAAAGTGAAGACAATATTTGACAACATGCCCAAAAACAATCTTGAGCCGACCCTTAAATATGACAGCCATGTCTTCAAAAATGCCAGCAAAGTGACCTCATTATTGTCCTATAGGGCCTTTGAGCACACTCAG CAATACTTCTATGAATTTGCATTTGAGGAGCTCAGGTCAAGGCCCAGGCATGTGTTGCCATATGCGGTTGTGTCTTTTCAGTTCAAAGGAAAAGAGTCAGCCACAGCCACACACAG tAGATTGAACAGCATGTTACATGAAGGTCAAAGAG TTCGGCGAAGATATACGGTTTGGAGTGGCTCGCTGGTGAATAAGGGCGAAGAGGTCCATCAAGTGTACATCCGGTCTTCAACTCTCCCTCACCTTCCACTTAAACT cCCAGACAAGCTTGACATTAATACGGCTATGCATCTCGATCAAGTAAAGAGAAAGATCCCGCCCATTCTGCTGTCGTGGGAAGCGTACAGTGGATCGCGAGAGG CATTTAAGTGTGGGATGTACTGCAGCCTGTATGAGGTCATTGGGAGGAGTAAACAGGAAAACAGTCTGTCGGGACTGTTGCACCGGCTTGAGAGAGAACGAATG GTTTTGGTGAAGCCATTGATAGACAAAGGATTTCTCTTCCTCCTTTCGTCTTCTCAGTTGCACACTACCACCG aCCGGCGAGGAAGAAATGACAGGGTTTTGCTGGCGCTTTTTGTATTTCAAGAGCAAAGAATCACCTCGAGGTTGA TTTTGAAGAACTCTGGTGTAGATGAGGACCCTCTTGTTCCATTAGAGCCTAAAGACCCAATCAGCCATCAGCTAGATAATTTTATACCTGCCCTGCATCATGGCCTCTTCAAGCTGCGTGCCAATCCACCCAAAGAGCTCGCGGCGGGGCTGAAACATCAGGTGCTGGACTACCTCAACCAGAAAGAGCAAGGTGTCTTACGGCCTTTCCACATAGCAGAGTACCGGCACAGTTTGGATGACCGGACTAACCAACACCAGGCTCCCCGTCCTAAGAATATGGATGTGGCACTGAACTCTTACATATATGGTCCGGGACAGTTCCAGCTGCCCGTGGAAGCACTGCAGCAGGGTCTGGTGGACAGCCAACAGGGGGCAGCGTCTCCCCCAGCAGGTGCAGAAGAGTACAGTCCTGTCTCAGACTGGGGAGGGTCGGATAGACAGGTGCCGAGTAGCAGCACGATTGGGGTTTCTCAGTCTAATGGCGGCGCTCAGAGGCCACAGGGAGAGTATGACAAAGAAAAGATGGAAAAATTACTAAAGCTGATACAGTTACATAAGCGGACTTTGGGCAAGGACGAGGGGCCTGAAAGAGAAGAGGACTGGGACGCTGCTGGCTTGAAGAGGAGGCTGGAGAGTGAAGGTCCTGGGGGCGTGAGCAAGTACCTAAGGATGGATCTGCTGAATGGAGAACCAGGAAGAG tGGTGATGGACAGCATGGGGCTGTGTGACACGGACCTGCGGGAGCGCGTGACTCAGAGTCCCACCCTCCGGGACACACATGCCTTGCTTAAACTCTTCCTCAGCACGCTCAACAGGATGGCCCAGAACTCTAACACTGCCAGCAGCCAGCCTGCAGTGCTGCCTAAAAGCACAGAGAGACACGACCCCAGTGACTCAGCCGCCCACTGTGATCTTGACCTGCGTGCTGAAGAAGAGCCGGTTAACCAGGATTACTTGGAG GAGCAGATGGCCTGCAGCAGGAGCAGTATGGATGTGTACAGTCCTTCATCCATTCTGGAGCAGCAGCCCTCCCGTCAACCAGAACCCCCACATcagagcctccctctctggagaACGTCCACCAGAG CTTTAGAGGGTGTTGGTGAGCCTTGTTTGAGTGGAGTGGAGAAGCAGGTACACTCTACACAGAAAGTAGTTGACACTATCCTCGACAGTGAGTTCCAGAACCTCTGCACTGGGGTCCAGAATCTGATGGAGGCCCAACGTATAATTTACAACCATCAGCCTCCTTTGCCGCGATGTGAGGATCAGGCTAAATGGTCAAGCTCTGCATTCTCACCTTTTGTATCCAAATATGTCTCATCAATGCCTGTGCAGAGCTACGTTAACACACTCTGTGAAAAGATGAACCATTTGATCAGGGCTCCCATGGCATCAGTACAACCCGTGGCTGTTGTCTCACCACCTGCTGTTGCCCCAGTGCCCGCCCCCTTGCCACCTGCTCCGCCCCCTTCTGCCATGCCAGCTCCTGCCCAACCCATGCTCCCCTCACCTCCTGTTCATCCTCACACTAAAACATCATCTCCAGTGCCTAAGTCTCAGGCTGTGTCGAGCAAGCCGCAAGCTACCCTCAAACCTCCTCCTTCAAGCAAGCGTCGCCTCGGCACTGTCAAAGAGGTCCACCTGTTTTCAGCAGAAAAATCAGCTGACCCCAAGAGTACAGATGTCGTGGAAAATCCTGTGTGCTCCCCATCATCTGGAAGTGCCAGTCAACCTCCAGTTGCTCCAGTCCCAGAGATTCCCTCAGAGCCTACTCATGCAGGAACCTCAAGCACTGTGGGAGGCAGCGTTATTGGGCAAATCAAGCCTGATGTTTTGTGCACACTGATGGAGATCATGCAGAAAAACGCAGTCAAGTTTTACATTCAAAGAGGAGATGAGGAAAGCGAACTCTGCACTGAGATCAAG GAATATTTACGCAGCCTTGGCAATATTGATTGCAACCCTCAGAGTTACCTGGAGAGTAAAAGTCAGCAGAAGTTCATGATCATTATTCAGAATGAGGATATAGCCGCTCATGTACATAAG ATTCCAGCACTGGTGTCTCTGAAGAAATTGCCCACAGTTTACTTTGCTGGAGTGGACAGCCTGGATGATGTGAAAAATCGCACTTACAATGAGCTTTTCGTGTCTGGAGGACTCATTGTGTCGGATGAGCTCATTCTCAACCCTGACAATATAACACTAG AGAAGCTACAGGCATTTCTCAAGTTCCTGGAAGAACAGGGCTCACCTTGGAAGTGGAAGGTGCACTGTAAGACTCAGAAGAAGCTCAAAGAGCTCAGCAG GTTAAACACTGAGGCGCTGGATCTGTTGAACCTGCTGACGACCTACCAGAAGAAACACCTGGTGGAGTTTCTGCCTTATCACGAGTGTGACACTCCATCTAGGCAGGCTCCTGATTTGGACTGTCTGGTCAAGCTGCAAGCTCAGCACACACAGCTTCGACACATCATTTTCCTCACAG AAAAGCACGATGAAACATTCTCCCAGTTCTCCGGTAGTGGAGTCATCGTTGCAGGTATGAATGACATCATGAACAACTTCCAGAGTTTGATCAGTGTCCCGGAAGAAGTAGCAGTGGCTGCCCTACCTGAACCAG TGGAGCCTGATGCGGTTCGAGATGAGGATGACATGTCAATAGACTCTGAAGATGACATGCCCATTATCACAGAGACGTCCATTCAGCCTGAAAATGACCTTAAGGAACCGCAGGCACCTCAGCCCCCTCCACCCCAGACCGATGGATTTCGTCCTCCCCTCCCTGACCAACCCTGTGTGAACCCCATTAGTGATCCACTTGTACCACCTAACCCTTCCGCCTACCCTATCCAGGGCTCTATCTCCACTGATTATGCAGCTCTGAAGTCTGCCATCGCTCAATATAAAGCTGCCAGTCAGGAGAGCACCTCTATGCCTGAAGTAGAGGACACCCTGGCCAGTTTCGGTGTGAATCCCCACCAGAGCTACCTGTGTTCCAGCTCGGCACAGTGGAGCCCTTACTCTGGTTCTCCCGCGTATCATATGTCCTCGGCATATTCGTCTCCAGTTAGCGTGGCCTCCAGGGGATCAGATTACAGCCAAACTGTTGCTCCTCCTGGGACCCAAACTCCAACAAACACCTCCACCATACCAGTTCCTCAACCACTCACCGTTCCCCTTTCCCTCCCTCAGCCCCCAGTTAGCTCAGTGGAGGTGCCTTCTATTCCGGAATCAGCCACCTCTCTTCAGCCGCCCGGACAGTCCTTACCCATTCCTGACAGCGTGGGAGTGCCTGGGGTGGCAGCGGCAAGCACTGCTAACCAGTTAGGACTTGCTGGCTCTCAAACTGCTAAGATAGGTGTAGAGTCTGCTTCCTCATCCACTGCTTCTTCCTTGTCCTCTCTTCACACCACTTTTCCTTCCTATCCAGATACTACTCTTTTTCCAGCCCTCACCCCAATTCCCCCTATTCCACCGCTTTTCGGCTGGGGTCCTACAGCAGGAGCCCAGCAGGGTTACGCGGCTGGACAGAGTGGGGCAGGATTCGGGGCTCTACCTTCCACCCAAGCTGAGGCCGCAAAGCCTGCTGATAGATCATGGGTAGGAGCCACTGAGAGCGAAACCGCTCGTGGACAAGAGGAAGAAGGTGCCCCTACTTCAGCGACTTCTAAAGTTCTCCAACAGGAGGCTAGTGGAGAGAAAGGAGGTGCACTGGGTAGTTCAACCTCATGTGGCCAAGGCAGCAGAACTCCAGTGAACTCGTCCTCTGAAAGTCGGGGCGGCAGTCAGGCCCCTCCCACCAGGGGCGGCACTGCCAGCAGAGGACTCTTACCCATCCCTGGAGCCCCAATGAGAGCCTTGTGCCGAGGAGGACACAACAATAGCATGTACAATCCCAGAGGGGGACATCCTGATATGATGCGTGGTGGTTTCAGGGGTCGAGGAGTACCGCCACATCCCATGAGATCTAGACCGGGTCGGGGTCACATGAGAGGGGGCCCATCCTGTAACTGGGGTTATCCCCCTGGGAGGGGAGGGGGTGGTCGGTCAGACTACTATTCGGACTACACCTATAACTAA
- the LOC128011447 gene encoding protein TASOR-like isoform X2, whose translation MASNFSQERKIDKESSKAGGLTLEDGDSKKQLLSASSTATSKQNGDQAGCEDEQMSEQDASERRKAGLADLKNCGGSPSTLPRSTEELPRRSFQIPRKIKERKGLLQHLSPESREFEEVVKLLSTFYLDATSRGTFTYTKASLIRNELLEKEFIEKKRELKQNGRTEAELAESYAFLLPERNKAHWICEKGLSVGHSRINNLGSPVKGVYLSKYSDLLQMNPFEVGAAGDIIIFKTMKGKVKTIFDNMPKNNLEPTLKYDSHVFKNASKVTSLLSYRAFEHTQQYFYEFAFEELRSRPRHVLPYAVVSFQFKGKESATATHRLNSMLHEGQRVRRRYTVWSGSLVNKGEEVHQVYIRSSTLPHLPLKLPDKLDINTAMHLDQVKRKIPPILLSWEAYSGSREAFKCGMYCSLYEVIGRSKQENSLSGLLHRLERERMVLVKPLIDKGFLFLLSSSQLHTTTDRRGRNDRVLLALFVFQEQRITSRLILKNSGVDEDPLVPLEPKDPISHQLDNFIPALHHGLFKLRANPPKELAAGLKHQVLDYLNQKEQGVLRPFHIAEYRHSLDDRTNQHQAPRPKNMDVALNSYIYGPGQFQLPVEALQQGLVDSQQGAASPPAGAEEYSPVSDWGGSDRQVPSSSTIGVSQSNGGAQRPQGEYDKEKMEKLLKLIQLHKRTLGKDEGPEREEDWDAAGLKRRLESEGPGGVSKYLRMDLLNGEPGRVVMDSMGLCDTDLRERVTQSPTLRDTHALLKLFLSTLNRMAQNSNTASSQPAVLPKSTERHDPSDSAAHCDLDLRAEEEPVNQDYLEEQMACSRSSMDVYSPSSILEQQPSRQPEPPHQSLPLWRTSTRALEGVGEPCLSGVEKQVHSTQKVVDTILDSEFQNLCTGVQNLMEAQRIIYNHQPPLPRCEDQAKWSSSAFSPFVSKYVSSMPVQSYVNTLCEKMNHLIRAPMASVQPVAVVSPPAVAPVPAPLPPAPPPSAMPAPAQPMLPSPPVHPHTKTSSPVPKSQAVSSKPQATLKPPPSSKRRLGTVKEVHLFSAEKSADPKSTDVVENPVCSPSSGSASQPPVAPVPEIPSEPTHAGTSSTVGGSVIGQIKPDVLCTLMEIMQKNAVKFYIQRGDEESELCTEIKEYLRSLGNIDCNPQSYLESKSQQKFMIIIQNEDIAAHVHKIPALVSLKKLPTVYFAGVDSLDDVKNRTYNELFVSGGLIVSDELILNPDNITLEKLQAFLKFLEEQGSPWKWKVHCKTQKKLKELSRLNTEALDLLNLLTTYQKKHLVEFLPYHECDTPSRQAPDLDCLVKLQAQHTQLRHIIFLTEKHDETFSQFSGSGVIVAGMNDIMNNFQSLISVPEEVAVAALPEPVEPDAVRDEDDMSIDSEDDMPIITETSIQPENDLKEPQAPQPPPPQTDGFRPPLPDQPCVNPISDPLVPPNPSAYPIQGSISTDYAALKSAIAQYKAASQESTSMPEVEDTLASFGVNPHQSYLCSSSAQWSPYSGSPAYHMSSAYSSPVSVASRGSDYSQTVAPPGTQTPTNTSTIPVPQPLTVPLSLPQPPVSSVEVPSIPESATSLQPPGQSLPIPDSVGVPGVAAASTANQLGLAGSQTAKIGVESASSSTASSLSSLHTTFPSYPDTTLFPALTPIPPIPPLFGWGPTAGAQQGYAAGQSGAGFGALPSTQAEAAKPADRSWVGATESETARGQEEEGAPTSATSKVLQQEASGEKGGALGSSTSCGQGSRTPVNSSSESRGGSQAPPTRGGTASRGLLPIPGAPMRALCRGGHNNSMYNPRGGHPDMMRGGFRGRGVPPHPMRSRPGRGHMRGGPSCNWGYPPGRGGGGRSDYYSDYTYN comes from the exons ATGGCTAGCAATTTCAGCCAGGAGAGAAAAATCGACAAGGAGAGCAGCAAAGCCGGCGGCCTAACCTTGGAGGATGGCGATAGCAAGAAACAATTGTTGTCAGCCTCTAGCACGGCCACATCCAAGCAAAATGGCGATCAAGCTGGATGTGAAGACGAGCAAATGTCTGAACAAGATGCTTCTGAGCGACGGAAGGCAGGACTGGCAGACCTAAAAAACTGCGGCGGTTCTCCCTCGACACTCCCGCGGTCGACCGAGGAGCTGCCAAGGAGGAGCTTTCAGATTCCGAGGAAAATCAAGGAGCGGAAAG GCCTCCTCCAGCACTTGTCTCCAGAATCCAGAGAGTTTGAGGAAGTTGTGAAGCTTCTGTCCACGTTCTACTTGGACGCCACGTCTCGTGGGACTTTCACCTACACCAAAGCGTCTCTCATTCGCAACGAGCTCCTGGAGAAAGAG TTCATCGAGAAGAAAAGGGAACTGAAGCAGAATGGCAGGACAGAGGCAGAACTCGCAGAATCATATGCTTTTCTGCTGCCTGAGAGGAATAAG GCTCACTGGATCTGCGAAAAGGGTCTTTCTGTGGGACATTCGCGGATCAACAATCTGGGAAGCCCTGTTAAAG gGGTTTACCTCTCAAAATACTCAGATTTGTTACAAATGAATCCATTTGAAGTGGGTGCTGCTGGAGACATAATCATATTTAAAACCATGAAG GGTAAAGTGAAGACAATATTTGACAACATGCCCAAAAACAATCTTGAGCCGACCCTTAAATATGACAGCCATGTCTTCAAAAATGCCAGCAAAGTGACCTCATTATTGTCCTATAGGGCCTTTGAGCACACTCAG CAATACTTCTATGAATTTGCATTTGAGGAGCTCAGGTCAAGGCCCAGGCATGTGTTGCCATATGCGGTTGTGTCTTTTCAGTTCAAAGGAAAAGAGTCAGCCACAGCCACACACAG ATTGAACAGCATGTTACATGAAGGTCAAAGAG TTCGGCGAAGATATACGGTTTGGAGTGGCTCGCTGGTGAATAAGGGCGAAGAGGTCCATCAAGTGTACATCCGGTCTTCAACTCTCCCTCACCTTCCACTTAAACT cCCAGACAAGCTTGACATTAATACGGCTATGCATCTCGATCAAGTAAAGAGAAAGATCCCGCCCATTCTGCTGTCGTGGGAAGCGTACAGTGGATCGCGAGAGG CATTTAAGTGTGGGATGTACTGCAGCCTGTATGAGGTCATTGGGAGGAGTAAACAGGAAAACAGTCTGTCGGGACTGTTGCACCGGCTTGAGAGAGAACGAATG GTTTTGGTGAAGCCATTGATAGACAAAGGATTTCTCTTCCTCCTTTCGTCTTCTCAGTTGCACACTACCACCG aCCGGCGAGGAAGAAATGACAGGGTTTTGCTGGCGCTTTTTGTATTTCAAGAGCAAAGAATCACCTCGAGGTTGA TTTTGAAGAACTCTGGTGTAGATGAGGACCCTCTTGTTCCATTAGAGCCTAAAGACCCAATCAGCCATCAGCTAGATAATTTTATACCTGCCCTGCATCATGGCCTCTTCAAGCTGCGTGCCAATCCACCCAAAGAGCTCGCGGCGGGGCTGAAACATCAGGTGCTGGACTACCTCAACCAGAAAGAGCAAGGTGTCTTACGGCCTTTCCACATAGCAGAGTACCGGCACAGTTTGGATGACCGGACTAACCAACACCAGGCTCCCCGTCCTAAGAATATGGATGTGGCACTGAACTCTTACATATATGGTCCGGGACAGTTCCAGCTGCCCGTGGAAGCACTGCAGCAGGGTCTGGTGGACAGCCAACAGGGGGCAGCGTCTCCCCCAGCAGGTGCAGAAGAGTACAGTCCTGTCTCAGACTGGGGAGGGTCGGATAGACAGGTGCCGAGTAGCAGCACGATTGGGGTTTCTCAGTCTAATGGCGGCGCTCAGAGGCCACAGGGAGAGTATGACAAAGAAAAGATGGAAAAATTACTAAAGCTGATACAGTTACATAAGCGGACTTTGGGCAAGGACGAGGGGCCTGAAAGAGAAGAGGACTGGGACGCTGCTGGCTTGAAGAGGAGGCTGGAGAGTGAAGGTCCTGGGGGCGTGAGCAAGTACCTAAGGATGGATCTGCTGAATGGAGAACCAGGAAGAG tGGTGATGGACAGCATGGGGCTGTGTGACACGGACCTGCGGGAGCGCGTGACTCAGAGTCCCACCCTCCGGGACACACATGCCTTGCTTAAACTCTTCCTCAGCACGCTCAACAGGATGGCCCAGAACTCTAACACTGCCAGCAGCCAGCCTGCAGTGCTGCCTAAAAGCACAGAGAGACACGACCCCAGTGACTCAGCCGCCCACTGTGATCTTGACCTGCGTGCTGAAGAAGAGCCGGTTAACCAGGATTACTTGGAG GAGCAGATGGCCTGCAGCAGGAGCAGTATGGATGTGTACAGTCCTTCATCCATTCTGGAGCAGCAGCCCTCCCGTCAACCAGAACCCCCACATcagagcctccctctctggagaACGTCCACCAGAG CTTTAGAGGGTGTTGGTGAGCCTTGTTTGAGTGGAGTGGAGAAGCAGGTACACTCTACACAGAAAGTAGTTGACACTATCCTCGACAGTGAGTTCCAGAACCTCTGCACTGGGGTCCAGAATCTGATGGAGGCCCAACGTATAATTTACAACCATCAGCCTCCTTTGCCGCGATGTGAGGATCAGGCTAAATGGTCAAGCTCTGCATTCTCACCTTTTGTATCCAAATATGTCTCATCAATGCCTGTGCAGAGCTACGTTAACACACTCTGTGAAAAGATGAACCATTTGATCAGGGCTCCCATGGCATCAGTACAACCCGTGGCTGTTGTCTCACCACCTGCTGTTGCCCCAGTGCCCGCCCCCTTGCCACCTGCTCCGCCCCCTTCTGCCATGCCAGCTCCTGCCCAACCCATGCTCCCCTCACCTCCTGTTCATCCTCACACTAAAACATCATCTCCAGTGCCTAAGTCTCAGGCTGTGTCGAGCAAGCCGCAAGCTACCCTCAAACCTCCTCCTTCAAGCAAGCGTCGCCTCGGCACTGTCAAAGAGGTCCACCTGTTTTCAGCAGAAAAATCAGCTGACCCCAAGAGTACAGATGTCGTGGAAAATCCTGTGTGCTCCCCATCATCTGGAAGTGCCAGTCAACCTCCAGTTGCTCCAGTCCCAGAGATTCCCTCAGAGCCTACTCATGCAGGAACCTCAAGCACTGTGGGAGGCAGCGTTATTGGGCAAATCAAGCCTGATGTTTTGTGCACACTGATGGAGATCATGCAGAAAAACGCAGTCAAGTTTTACATTCAAAGAGGAGATGAGGAAAGCGAACTCTGCACTGAGATCAAG GAATATTTACGCAGCCTTGGCAATATTGATTGCAACCCTCAGAGTTACCTGGAGAGTAAAAGTCAGCAGAAGTTCATGATCATTATTCAGAATGAGGATATAGCCGCTCATGTACATAAG ATTCCAGCACTGGTGTCTCTGAAGAAATTGCCCACAGTTTACTTTGCTGGAGTGGACAGCCTGGATGATGTGAAAAATCGCACTTACAATGAGCTTTTCGTGTCTGGAGGACTCATTGTGTCGGATGAGCTCATTCTCAACCCTGACAATATAACACTAG AGAAGCTACAGGCATTTCTCAAGTTCCTGGAAGAACAGGGCTCACCTTGGAAGTGGAAGGTGCACTGTAAGACTCAGAAGAAGCTCAAAGAGCTCAGCAG GTTAAACACTGAGGCGCTGGATCTGTTGAACCTGCTGACGACCTACCAGAAGAAACACCTGGTGGAGTTTCTGCCTTATCACGAGTGTGACACTCCATCTAGGCAGGCTCCTGATTTGGACTGTCTGGTCAAGCTGCAAGCTCAGCACACACAGCTTCGACACATCATTTTCCTCACAG AAAAGCACGATGAAACATTCTCCCAGTTCTCCGGTAGTGGAGTCATCGTTGCAGGTATGAATGACATCATGAACAACTTCCAGAGTTTGATCAGTGTCCCGGAAGAAGTAGCAGTGGCTGCCCTACCTGAACCAG TGGAGCCTGATGCGGTTCGAGATGAGGATGACATGTCAATAGACTCTGAAGATGACATGCCCATTATCACAGAGACGTCCATTCAGCCTGAAAATGACCTTAAGGAACCGCAGGCACCTCAGCCCCCTCCACCCCAGACCGATGGATTTCGTCCTCCCCTCCCTGACCAACCCTGTGTGAACCCCATTAGTGATCCACTTGTACCACCTAACCCTTCCGCCTACCCTATCCAGGGCTCTATCTCCACTGATTATGCAGCTCTGAAGTCTGCCATCGCTCAATATAAAGCTGCCAGTCAGGAGAGCACCTCTATGCCTGAAGTAGAGGACACCCTGGCCAGTTTCGGTGTGAATCCCCACCAGAGCTACCTGTGTTCCAGCTCGGCACAGTGGAGCCCTTACTCTGGTTCTCCCGCGTATCATATGTCCTCGGCATATTCGTCTCCAGTTAGCGTGGCCTCCAGGGGATCAGATTACAGCCAAACTGTTGCTCCTCCTGGGACCCAAACTCCAACAAACACCTCCACCATACCAGTTCCTCAACCACTCACCGTTCCCCTTTCCCTCCCTCAGCCCCCAGTTAGCTCAGTGGAGGTGCCTTCTATTCCGGAATCAGCCACCTCTCTTCAGCCGCCCGGACAGTCCTTACCCATTCCTGACAGCGTGGGAGTGCCTGGGGTGGCAGCGGCAAGCACTGCTAACCAGTTAGGACTTGCTGGCTCTCAAACTGCTAAGATAGGTGTAGAGTCTGCTTCCTCATCCACTGCTTCTTCCTTGTCCTCTCTTCACACCACTTTTCCTTCCTATCCAGATACTACTCTTTTTCCAGCCCTCACCCCAATTCCCCCTATTCCACCGCTTTTCGGCTGGGGTCCTACAGCAGGAGCCCAGCAGGGTTACGCGGCTGGACAGAGTGGGGCAGGATTCGGGGCTCTACCTTCCACCCAAGCTGAGGCCGCAAAGCCTGCTGATAGATCATGGGTAGGAGCCACTGAGAGCGAAACCGCTCGTGGACAAGAGGAAGAAGGTGCCCCTACTTCAGCGACTTCTAAAGTTCTCCAACAGGAGGCTAGTGGAGAGAAAGGAGGTGCACTGGGTAGTTCAACCTCATGTGGCCAAGGCAGCAGAACTCCAGTGAACTCGTCCTCTGAAAGTCGGGGCGGCAGTCAGGCCCCTCCCACCAGGGGCGGCACTGCCAGCAGAGGACTCTTACCCATCCCTGGAGCCCCAATGAGAGCCTTGTGCCGAGGAGGACACAACAATAGCATGTACAATCCCAGAGGGGGACATCCTGATATGATGCGTGGTGGTTTCAGGGGTCGAGGAGTACCGCCACATCCCATGAGATCTAGACCGGGTCGGGGTCACATGAGAGGGGGCCCATCCTGTAACTGGGGTTATCCCCCTGGGAGGGGAGGGGGTGGTCGGTCAGACTACTATTCGGACTACACCTATAACTAA